The following are from one region of the Chryseobacterium shigense genome:
- a CDS encoding dialkylrecorsinol condensing enzyme DarA: MKKNILIIYYSQTGQLEDIVKNVAQPFEARKEEYDVTYYNIQLKEDFPFPWPGDVFFNTFPESYLQIPKEIFPPSDEILNKKYDLILFGYQVWYLTPSIPIISFLKSGFAEKIMKDTNVVTISGTRNMWMLSQEKLKVYLKNLGAKLVGNIALVDRHDNYTSVLTILRWLTTGQKEKSGMLPAAGVSDEEITGSVKYGNIIEKHFSSGNLSDLQPDLVQNGAVEIRPFLVRVEKVGNKIFTIWSNLIMKKKEKRPLLIKFFKVYLMAAIWIISPVVLVLHLLTTPIFWSKRQKQKTYLQGINLK, translated from the coding sequence ATGAAAAAAAATATACTCATTATTTATTATTCGCAAACCGGCCAGCTGGAGGATATTGTGAAGAATGTGGCCCAACCTTTTGAAGCCAGAAAGGAAGAATATGACGTTACCTATTATAATATCCAGCTGAAGGAAGACTTTCCTTTTCCGTGGCCAGGTGACGTTTTCTTCAATACATTCCCTGAATCTTACCTCCAGATCCCCAAAGAGATCTTTCCGCCTTCCGATGAGATTCTGAACAAAAAGTACGACCTCATCTTATTCGGATATCAGGTATGGTACCTTACTCCGTCTATCCCTATTATTTCTTTCTTAAAAAGCGGTTTTGCAGAAAAAATCATGAAGGATACCAATGTCGTTACCATTTCAGGAACCCGCAACATGTGGATGCTTTCCCAGGAAAAATTAAAAGTATATTTAAAAAATCTCGGGGCAAAACTGGTAGGAAATATTGCTTTGGTAGACAGACACGACAATTATACAAGTGTACTGACGATCTTACGCTGGCTGACTACAGGGCAGAAAGAAAAATCAGGAATGCTCCCTGCCGCCGGAGTTTCAGATGAAGAAATTACCGGCTCTGTAAAATACGGGAACATTATTGAAAAGCATTTCAGCAGCGGAAACCTGTCAGATCTTCAGCCTGATCTGGTGCAGAATGGTGCAGTGGAAATCCGCCCTTTTCTGGTAAGAGTTGAGAAGGTTGGTAACAAGATCTTCACCATATGGTCTAACCTGATTATGAAGAAAAAAGAGAAACGTCCATTGCTGATAAAATTCTTTAAGGTATATTTGATGGCTGCGATATGGATTATTTCACCTGTCGTGTTAGTTTTACACTTACTGACAACCCCTATATTTTGGTCTAAAAGACAAAAACAAAAAACATATTTACAAGGAATTAATTTAAAATAG
- a CDS encoding beta-ketoacyl-ACP synthase III — translation MYDVFITKASTYLPNNPVSNDEMETYLGLINGAPSKAKSLILRNNKITTRYYALDKEGNPTHTNAQLTAKAVEGLFDENFKKEDMKLLSVGTTSPDQMQPSHASMVHGELNIGKSIEINTATGLCNSGMNALNYGFLSVKAGVQENAVCAGSERMSAWMTADKFNHEAENLKLLEERPIIAFKREFLRWMLSDGAGSFLLENKPRENGVSLKIEFIDFYSYAHEIEACMYAGCDKLEDGSLKSWADYPSDEWLKQSIFAIKQDTKILDKYILVKGAESLRSSFDKHNLDPATIDHVLAHISSGYFKDGLKEEFAKKGMDFPAEKWFYNLSDIGNIGAGSIFVALEELMNSGTLKKGEKVLLCVPESGRFAYSCALLTVC, via the coding sequence ATGTACGACGTATTTATAACAAAAGCATCAACATACTTACCTAATAACCCGGTATCAAATGATGAAATGGAGACTTATCTTGGTCTGATCAACGGCGCTCCTTCTAAAGCAAAATCACTGATTTTAAGAAATAACAAGATCACAACAAGATATTATGCTTTGGACAAAGAAGGAAATCCTACCCATACCAATGCACAGCTGACAGCAAAGGCTGTAGAAGGATTATTCGATGAAAATTTCAAAAAGGAAGATATGAAGCTATTGTCTGTAGGAACTACTTCTCCGGACCAGATGCAGCCTTCACACGCTTCTATGGTTCATGGTGAGCTGAATATCGGAAAATCTATTGAAATTAATACCGCTACCGGTCTTTGTAACTCAGGAATGAATGCCCTGAACTACGGATTCCTTTCCGTAAAAGCCGGTGTACAGGAAAATGCTGTTTGTGCAGGTTCGGAAAGAATGTCTGCGTGGATGACGGCAGATAAATTCAACCACGAAGCCGAAAACTTAAAATTGCTGGAAGAAAGACCTATTATTGCCTTCAAAAGAGAATTCCTGAGATGGATGCTTTCTGATGGAGCAGGTTCATTCCTTTTAGAAAATAAACCAAGAGAAAACGGAGTTTCTCTAAAAATAGAATTCATCGATTTCTATTCCTACGCCCACGAAATTGAAGCCTGTATGTATGCGGGATGTGACAAGCTGGAAGACGGAAGCCTTAAATCATGGGCAGATTACCCATCTGATGAATGGCTGAAGCAATCTATTTTTGCTATAAAGCAGGATACCAAAATCCTGGACAAATATATCCTTGTAAAAGGTGCTGAAAGTCTAAGATCATCCTTTGACAAACATAATCTGGATCCTGCAACAATAGATCACGTTCTGGCGCATATTTCTTCAGGCTACTTTAAAGACGGCCTAAAAGAAGAATTCGCTAAAAAAGGAATGGATTTTCCGGCGGAAAAATGGTTCTATAACCTTTCTGACATCGGAAACATCGGAGCTGGTTCTATTTTCGTTGCTCTGGAAGAGTTAATGAATTCAGGCACATTGAAAAAAGGAGAGAAAGTATTATTATGCGTTCCTGAAAGCGGAAGATTTGCATATTCTTGTGCACTGTTAACGGTTTGCTAA
- a CDS encoding ABC transporter permease, whose product MEIKEDHIINIHNFLPHREPMLMADYILELTKEKVVTSFEIKGDNIFVHNNEFAEAGLIENLAQTCSSILGQSFFENPEADTKVIGFITNIKKIEIFALPKVGDKIISKASLISLYENICNIFCETFNNDEILIRAEINLFIQEVKS is encoded by the coding sequence ATGGAAATCAAGGAAGATCATATTATCAATATACACAACTTTCTGCCGCACCGCGAACCGATGCTGATGGCAGATTATATCCTGGAACTGACCAAAGAAAAGGTTGTGACTTCCTTTGAGATAAAAGGAGATAATATCTTTGTTCACAACAATGAATTTGCAGAAGCCGGACTGATTGAAAACCTTGCACAGACCTGTTCATCTATCCTCGGACAAAGCTTCTTTGAAAATCCGGAAGCAGATACCAAAGTAATAGGCTTTATTACCAATATCAAAAAAATTGAAATATTTGCCCTTCCTAAAGTTGGAGATAAAATCATTTCAAAAGCGTCATTAATCTCTCTGTACGAAAATATCTGCAATATTTTCTGTGAGACTTTTAATAATGATGAAATACTGATCAGGGCGGAGATTAATCTGTTTATTCAGGAGG